A single region of the Streptomyces sp. AM 4-1-1 genome encodes:
- the atpD gene encoding F0F1 ATP synthase subunit beta, with translation MTTTTEQASTAVATGRVARVIGPVVDVEFPVDAMPEIYNALHVDVDDPAEAGARKTLTLEVAQHLGDGVVRAISMQPTDGLVRQAPVTDTGAGITVPVGDITKGKVFNTLGQILNEPEAEAQITERWPIHRKAPAFDQLESKTEMFETGLKVVDLLTPYVKGGKIGLFGGAGVGKTVLIQEMIMRVAKLHDGVSVFAGVGERTREGNDLIDEMTESGVLDKTALVFGQMDEPPGTRLRVALSALTMAEYFRDVQKQDVLLFIDNIFRFTQAGSEVSTLLGRMPSAVGYQPTLADEMGVLQERITSTRGHSITSMQAIYVPADDLTDPAPATTFAHLDATTVLSRPISEKGIYPAVDPLDSTSRILDPRYIAQEHYDAASRVKGILQKYKDLQDIIAILGIDELGEEDKLVVHRARRVERFLSQNTHAAKQFTGLDGSDVPLDESIAAFNAICDGEYDHFPEQAFFMCGGIDDLKAKAKELGVS, from the coding sequence ATGACGACGACTACCGAGCAGGCTTCGACGGCCGTTGCCACGGGCCGCGTCGCCCGGGTCATCGGCCCGGTCGTCGACGTGGAGTTCCCCGTCGACGCGATGCCGGAGATCTACAACGCGCTGCACGTCGATGTGGACGACCCGGCCGAGGCCGGCGCCCGCAAGACGCTGACCCTCGAAGTCGCCCAGCACCTGGGTGACGGCGTGGTCCGCGCGATCTCGATGCAGCCCACCGACGGTCTGGTCCGCCAGGCCCCGGTGACCGACACCGGCGCGGGCATCACCGTGCCCGTCGGTGACATCACCAAGGGCAAGGTCTTCAACACCCTTGGCCAGATCCTGAACGAGCCGGAGGCCGAGGCTCAGATCACCGAGCGCTGGCCGATCCACCGCAAGGCCCCGGCCTTCGACCAGCTCGAGTCCAAGACCGAGATGTTCGAGACCGGCCTGAAGGTCGTCGACCTGCTGACCCCGTACGTCAAGGGCGGCAAGATCGGTCTGTTCGGTGGTGCGGGCGTCGGCAAGACGGTCCTCATCCAGGAAATGATCATGCGTGTGGCGAAGCTGCACGACGGTGTGTCGGTGTTCGCCGGTGTCGGTGAGCGCACCCGTGAGGGCAACGACCTCATCGACGAGATGACCGAGTCGGGCGTCCTGGACAAGACCGCGCTGGTCTTCGGCCAGATGGACGAGCCGCCGGGCACCCGTCTGCGGGTCGCACTGTCCGCCCTGACCATGGCGGAGTACTTCCGCGATGTGCAGAAGCAGGACGTGCTGCTCTTCATCGACAACATCTTCCGCTTCACCCAGGCCGGTTCCGAGGTGTCCACCCTGCTCGGCCGTATGCCGTCCGCGGTGGGTTACCAGCCGACCCTGGCCGACGAGATGGGTGTGCTCCAGGAGCGCATCACCTCGACGCGTGGTCACTCGATCACCTCGATGCAGGCGATCTACGTCCCCGCGGACGACCTGACCGACCCGGCGCCGGCGACCACCTTCGCCCACCTGGACGCGACGACCGTTCTGTCGCGTCCGATCTCGGAGAAGGGCATCTACCCGGCGGTCGACCCGCTGGACTCGACGTCCCGCATCCTGGACCCGCGCTACATCGCGCAGGAGCACTACGACGCGGCCAGCCGCGTCAAGGGAATCCTGCAGAAGTACAAGGACCTCCAGGACATCATCGCGATCCTCGGTATCGACGAGCTGGGCGAGGAGGACAAGCTCGTCGTCCACCGTGCTCGTCGCGTCGAGCGCTTCCTGTCGCAGAACACCCACGCCGCCAAGCAGTTCACCGGCCTGGACGGTTCGGACGTGCCGCTCGACGAGTCGATCGCCGCGTTCAACGCGATCTGTGACGGGGAGTACGACCACTTCCCGGAGCAGGCGTTCTTCATGTGCGGTGGCATCGACGACCTGAAGGCCAAGGCCAAGGAGCTCGGCGTCTCCTGA
- a CDS encoding F0F1 ATP synthase subunit epsilon, whose product MAAELHVELVAADRSVWSGEATLVVARTTSGDIGVMPGHQPLLGVLESGPVTIRTSDGGTVVAAVHGGFLSFADDKLSLLAEIAELADEIDVQRAERALERAKSDADAAAERRADVRMRAVAVR is encoded by the coding sequence TTGGCTGCTGAGCTGCACGTCGAGCTGGTCGCCGCGGACCGCAGTGTCTGGTCCGGCGAGGCCACCCTGGTCGTCGCGCGCACCACGTCCGGCGACATCGGCGTCATGCCCGGTCACCAGCCGCTGCTCGGTGTGCTGGAGTCGGGCCCGGTGACCATCCGTACGAGCGACGGCGGGACTGTCGTCGCAGCTGTGCACGGCGGTTTCCTCTCGTTCGCGGACGACAAGCTGTCGCTGCTGGCGGAGATCGCCGAGCTGGCGGACGAGATCGATGTCCAGCGCGCCGAGCGTGCGCTGGAACGCGCGAAGTCGGACGCCGACGCCGCCGCGGAGCGGCGCGCGGATGTCCGAATGCGTGCGGTGGCGGTGCGTTAG
- a CDS encoding DUF2550 domain-containing protein: MFLALWVSGLVVALVLVGLFVFGLRRRLIQRSGGTFDCSLRWDVAQEPDTSGKGWVYGVARYSGDRVNWFRVFSYSPRPRRVLERASIEVVTRRLPEGEEELALLSDAVVLGCLHRETRLELAMSEDALTGFLAWLEAAPPGQRVNVA, encoded by the coding sequence ATGTTCCTCGCGCTGTGGGTGAGCGGTCTGGTCGTCGCACTGGTCCTGGTGGGGCTCTTCGTCTTCGGTCTGCGCCGGAGGCTGATCCAGCGCTCCGGCGGGACCTTCGACTGCAGCCTGCGCTGGGACGTCGCGCAGGAGCCCGACACCTCGGGCAAGGGCTGGGTGTACGGCGTCGCGCGGTACAGCGGCGACCGGGTCAACTGGTTCCGGGTCTTCTCGTACTCCCCGCGTCCGCGCCGTGTGCTGGAGCGTGCCTCGATCGAGGTCGTGACCCGCCGGCTGCCCGAGGGCGAGGAAGAACTCGCGCTCCTCTCCGACGCCGTCGTGCTCGGCTGTCTCCACCGTGAGACCCGCCTGGAGCTGGCGATGAGCGAGGACGCCCTCACCGGATTCCTCGCCTGGCTGGAGGCGGCTCCGCCCGGCCAGCGGGTCAACGTGGCGTGA
- a CDS encoding glycoside hydrolase family 18 chitinase — MVGLAAPADAAAGTATATYLKKSDWGSGFEGQWTVKNTGTSALSSWTIEWDFPSGTAVGSAWDATVTSSGTHWTAKNLSWNGSIAPGASLSFGFNGTGAGAPTGCKLNGASCDGGGTTPGDNAPSAPGTPTASNITDTSVKLSWAAATDDHGIKNYDVIRDGATVSTVTGTTYTDSGLSKGTDYSYTVQARDTAGQTGPVSAAVKVHTTGQSGPDNPGPGTGSKVNLGYFTDWGVYGRNYHVKNLDTSGSAAKITHINYAFGNVTGGKCTVGDSYADYEMAYTADKSVDGVADNWDQPLRGSFNQLRKLKAKYPNIKILWSFGGWTWSGGFGQAAQNPAAFADSCYNLVEDPRWADIFDGIDLDWEYPNACGLTCDTSGPDALKKITTAMRAKFGSKNLVTAAISADGSDGGKLDLADYAGAAQSLDWYNVMTYDFFGAWDAKGPTAPHSPLTTYNGIPQAGFNSADAIAKLKAKGVPASKLLLGIGFYGRGWTGVTQDAPGGTATGAAPGTYEAGIEDYKVLKSSCPTTGTIAGTAYAHCGTNWWSYDTPSTIGSKMTWAKNQGLGGAFFWEFSGDTTNGELVGAMANGLK; from the coding sequence ATGGTCGGCCTGGCCGCCCCGGCGGACGCGGCCGCCGGCACGGCGACCGCGACCTACCTCAAGAAGTCCGACTGGGGCAGCGGTTTCGAGGGCCAGTGGACGGTGAAGAACACCGGCACCAGCGCTCTCAGCTCCTGGACCATCGAGTGGGACTTCCCGTCCGGCACCGCGGTCGGCTCCGCCTGGGACGCCACCGTCACCAGCTCCGGAACCCACTGGACCGCCAAGAACCTCAGCTGGAACGGCTCCATCGCCCCGGGCGCCAGCCTCAGCTTCGGCTTCAACGGCACCGGCGCCGGCGCCCCCACCGGCTGCAAGCTGAACGGCGCCTCCTGTGACGGCGGCGGCACCACCCCCGGTGACAACGCCCCGTCGGCCCCCGGCACCCCCACCGCGAGCAACATCACCGACACCTCGGTGAAGCTCAGCTGGGCCGCGGCCACCGATGACCACGGCATCAAGAACTACGACGTCATCCGTGACGGCGCCACGGTCAGCACCGTCACCGGCACCACGTACACCGACTCGGGCCTGAGCAAGGGCACCGACTACTCGTACACCGTGCAGGCCCGTGACACCGCCGGCCAGACCGGTCCGGTCAGCGCCGCGGTCAAGGTCCACACCACCGGTCAGTCCGGCCCGGACAACCCCGGCCCCGGCACCGGCAGCAAGGTCAACCTCGGTTACTTCACCGACTGGGGCGTCTACGGCCGGAACTACCACGTCAAGAACCTGGACACGTCCGGTTCCGCCGCGAAGATCACGCACATCAACTACGCCTTCGGCAACGTGACCGGCGGCAAGTGCACGGTCGGTGACTCCTACGCCGACTACGAGATGGCCTACACCGCCGACAAGTCCGTCGACGGCGTCGCCGACAACTGGGACCAGCCGCTGCGCGGTAGCTTCAACCAGCTGCGCAAGCTCAAGGCGAAGTACCCGAACATCAAGATCCTCTGGTCCTTCGGTGGCTGGACCTGGTCCGGCGGCTTCGGCCAGGCGGCCCAGAACCCGGCCGCGTTCGCCGACTCCTGCTACAACCTGGTCGAGGACCCCCGCTGGGCGGACATCTTCGACGGCATCGACCTCGACTGGGAGTACCCCAACGCCTGTGGTCTGACCTGTGACACCAGCGGCCCGGACGCCCTGAAGAAGATCACCACGGCCATGCGCGCCAAGTTCGGCAGCAAGAACCTGGTGACGGCCGCCATCTCGGCGGACGGCTCGGACGGCGGCAAGCTCGACCTCGCCGACTACGCGGGCGCTGCCCAGTCCCTGGACTGGTACAACGTGATGACGTACGACTTCTTCGGTGCCTGGGACGCGAAGGGCCCGACGGCTCCGCACTCCCCGCTCACCACGTACAACGGCATCCCGCAGGCGGGCTTCAACTCCGCCGACGCCATCGCCAAGCTGAAGGCCAAGGGCGTCCCCGCCTCGAAGCTGCTGCTCGGCATCGGCTTCTACGGCCGCGGCTGGACCGGTGTGACGCAGGACGCCCCCGGCGGCACCGCGACCGGTGCGGCCCCGGGCACGTACGAGGCCGGCATCGAGGACTACAAGGTCCTCAAGTCCAGCTGCCCGACCACCGGCACCATCGCCGGCACGGCGTACGCCCACTGCGGCACCAACTGGTGGAGCTACGACACCCCGTCCACCATCGGCTCCAAGATGACCTGGGCGAAGAACCAGGGCCTGGGTGGCGCGTTCTTCTGGGAGTTCAGCGGTGACACCACGAACGGCGAGCTCGTCGGTGCCATGGCCAACGGCCTGAAGTAG
- a CDS encoding response regulator transcription factor, with translation MTIRVLVAEDQSAVRAGLVLILRSAPDIEVVGEARDGEEAVRPARELRPDLVLMDIRMPRLDGVSATRRVVADELADVLVLTTFDLDEYVFGALRAGAAGFLLKNTDARDLLEAVRTVARGEGLIAPAVTRRLIAEFAAPSSRVRSVDSPGSDVLEPLTRREREVLGCLGDGLSNAEIAVRLNMAEATVKTHVSRLLAKLGLRSRVQAAVLAQELGV, from the coding sequence ATGACGATCCGTGTGCTGGTCGCCGAGGACCAGTCGGCGGTCCGGGCCGGTCTGGTGCTCATTCTGCGCAGTGCCCCGGACATCGAGGTCGTCGGAGAGGCCCGGGACGGTGAGGAGGCGGTGCGGCCGGCCCGCGAGCTGCGGCCGGACCTGGTGCTGATGGACATCCGGATGCCACGGCTGGACGGGGTGTCGGCGACCCGGCGGGTGGTGGCCGACGAGCTCGCCGATGTGCTCGTGCTGACCACCTTCGACCTGGACGAGTACGTCTTCGGGGCGTTGCGGGCGGGCGCGGCGGGCTTCCTGCTGAAGAACACCGACGCCCGCGATCTGCTCGAAGCGGTCCGCACGGTGGCGCGCGGCGAGGGGCTGATCGCCCCGGCGGTGACGCGCCGGCTGATCGCGGAGTTCGCCGCACCCTCCTCACGTGTCCGGTCCGTGGACTCTCCCGGTTCCGATGTCCTCGAACCGCTCACCCGACGGGAGCGGGAAGTTCTCGGCTGTCTCGGTGACGGACTGTCGAACGCGGAGATCGCGGTCCGGCTCAATATGGCTGAAGCGACGGTGAAGACGCACGTCAGCCGGTTGCTGGCGAAGCTGGGACTGCGCAGCCGGGTGCAGGCAGCGGTGCTCGCGCAGGAGTTGGGGGTTTGA
- a CDS encoding cob(I)yrinic acid a,c-diamide adenosyltransferase, whose translation MVNLTRIYTRTGDQGTTALGDMSRTAKTDLRISAYADANEANAVIGTAIALGQLPEEVVKVLVRVQNDLFDVGADLSTPVVEDPKYPPLRVEQSYVDKLEADCDTFLADLDKLRSFILPGGTPGAALLHQACTVVRRAERSTWAALEVHGQVMNALTATYLNRLSDLLFILARTANKELGDVLWVPGGER comes from the coding sequence ATGGTCAATCTGACGCGCATCTACACCCGTACCGGAGACCAGGGCACCACCGCCCTCGGCGACATGAGCCGGACCGCCAAGACCGATCTGCGGATCTCGGCCTATGCCGACGCCAATGAGGCCAACGCCGTCATCGGTACGGCCATCGCGCTCGGGCAACTTCCCGAGGAGGTCGTGAAGGTCCTCGTCCGGGTGCAGAACGACCTGTTCGACGTGGGCGCCGACCTGTCGACACCGGTCGTCGAGGACCCGAAGTACCCGCCGCTGCGCGTCGAGCAGTCGTACGTCGACAAGCTGGAGGCGGACTGCGACACCTTCCTGGCGGACCTGGACAAGCTGCGCAGCTTCATCCTGCCGGGCGGTACGCCGGGGGCCGCGCTGCTGCACCAGGCGTGCACGGTCGTGCGCCGGGCGGAGCGGTCCACCTGGGCGGCGCTGGAGGTGCACGGCCAGGTGATGAACGCGCTGACCGCGACCTATCTCAACCGGCTCTCCGATCTCCTGTTCATCCTGGCGCGGACCGCGAACAAGGAGCTGGGGGACGTGCTGTGGGTCCCGGGCGGCGAGCGCTGA
- a CDS encoding 3-hydroxyacyl-CoA dehydrogenase family protein: MARKLAVIGAGLMGSGIAQVSAQAGWDVVLRDVTDAALARGRDGIRTSYDKFVAKGKLDAADAEAALARITTTTDLDAVADADLVVEAVFENIDVKHEIFRSLDKLVRPDAVLASNTSAIPITKIAAVTDRPERVVGVHFFSPVPMMRLCELVRGYKTSDETLATAREFAESVGKTCIVVNRDVAGFVTTRLISALVIEAAKLYESGVASAEDIDTACKLGFGHAMGPLATTDLTGVDILLHAMGNIYTESQDEKFAAPELMRRMVDAGDIGRKSGQGFYTY, from the coding sequence GTGGCCAGGAAGCTTGCCGTCATCGGGGCCGGACTCATGGGGTCCGGCATCGCACAGGTCTCCGCCCAGGCGGGCTGGGACGTCGTGCTGCGTGATGTCACGGACGCGGCCCTGGCCCGTGGCCGCGACGGCATCAGGACCTCGTACGACAAGTTCGTCGCCAAGGGGAAGCTGGACGCGGCGGACGCCGAGGCCGCGCTCGCCCGCATCACCACGACCACCGACCTCGACGCGGTCGCGGACGCCGACCTCGTCGTGGAGGCGGTCTTCGAGAACATCGACGTCAAGCACGAGATCTTCCGGAGCCTCGACAAGCTGGTACGCCCCGACGCGGTACTCGCCTCCAACACCTCCGCCATCCCGATCACCAAGATCGCCGCGGTGACGGACCGGCCGGAGAGGGTCGTCGGTGTGCACTTCTTCTCCCCGGTCCCGATGATGCGGCTGTGCGAACTGGTCCGCGGCTACAAGACCAGCGACGAAACCCTCGCCACCGCCCGTGAGTTCGCCGAGTCCGTCGGCAAGACCTGCATCGTCGTCAATCGGGATGTCGCCGGCTTCGTCACCACCCGGCTGATCTCGGCGCTGGTCATCGAGGCCGCCAAGCTCTACGAGTCGGGTGTCGCGTCGGCCGAGGACATCGACACCGCCTGCAAGCTGGGCTTCGGCCACGCCATGGGTCCCCTCGCCACCACCGACCTGACCGGCGTCGACATCCTGCTGCACGCCATGGGGAACATTTACACCGAGTCGCAGGACGAGAAGTTCGCCGCCCCCGAGCTGATGCGCCGGATGGTGGACGCGGGTGACATCGGCCGCAAGAGCGGGCAGGGCTTCTACACGTACTGA
- a CDS encoding STAS domain-containing protein, which produces MHIRGDHTELVVGGRLDVRSAADARTVLHSALDEGAGDLVLDLTALDSWDATGLGVIMGAHRRAGRAGRRLVLRGVPPQMQRLLVATRLHRILAIEGGIAADSLPRV; this is translated from the coding sequence ATGCACATCAGGGGCGACCACACCGAGCTGGTCGTCGGGGGCCGCCTCGATGTCCGGAGCGCGGCGGACGCCCGTACGGTCCTGCACTCGGCGCTCGACGAGGGAGCCGGCGACCTGGTGCTCGACCTGACCGCGCTGGACTCCTGGGACGCCACCGGGCTCGGCGTCATCATGGGCGCGCACCGACGGGCCGGCCGGGCGGGACGGCGGCTGGTGCTGCGGGGCGTGCCGCCCCAGATGCAGCGTCTGCTGGTGGCGACCCGACTGCACCGCATCCTCGCCATCGAGGGCGGGATCGCCGCGGACTCCCTGCCGCGCGTCTGA
- a CDS encoding ATP-binding protein, which produces MDPTTRGPDEHGHASGRPDETGEDTARRRPSRDPLTPDLGQPPQRPRTVQLVSGDLLLTVNPVDGSEVEACPPGQQPPAPVRHTAAERADRESAGTPPVPPGPPLPQLPLLERQEDRERLVDLLTRGRSARVTAPPGAGRTTLLDAVAADCADLAPDGVVRLSGHKRTATDLLYGLFEAVQHAPLYRPDRAGLLEGVRGIGAVVVLDDLEFGGAALDELLDAAPESAFLLAATPEVAPPGTEGRVEEIVLGGLGRAASLDLLERAVDRPLSEEERNWAGDLWFESEGLPLRFVQAGALLRQRDRLRAGAETFDEYNFFEDRPEDAPVTSLVPPDDEVPLPSLGEGAAPAPLLASRLSRAARDTLHFAVALGGEVPHQAHLPALVGDTHADAALGELAACGLLSPAGPRYRLAAGVRVQLEAEGYGEDAGDRARTAAQHYAWWAGHPSVTPERAVAEADALLAAMTRLVPGGEAGQTSAAVLLARSAAPAFAAGLHWGVWERALRLGQEAARIAGEVAEEAYFHHELGVLALCTGSLDRARAELEASIAMRGALADKPGAVAGRRALALVADRSAGPALALAAPPVEDPPFVRYDESATPAAGVPTLLPFPEIKPFDADAALLGVGAVPPAPAVRKPHRGRRTLLGGARRNLVAACAGALLAAVLGTVVTLGATSGNKPPGGRPVTSEQSTEAGGDENGLPADATTDGTGPGGWGGHDGAPVAPGTSGEASPSETESGTPGPGASESGSTPTDEESPSGDVSASESPDDPSPTGSTSQDPGPSTSTSSGPGETPPTDPSTVPDPPTEPETSDSAIGPLPPSSSVTMTSEAPVPASQDTSASPESPDPVASAEEPAPTA; this is translated from the coding sequence ATGGACCCGACCACTCGGGGACCCGATGAGCACGGCCACGCGAGCGGCCGTCCCGACGAGACCGGTGAGGACACCGCGCGGCGCAGGCCCTCCCGCGATCCACTGACGCCCGACCTCGGCCAGCCGCCGCAGCGGCCCCGCACCGTCCAGCTCGTCTCGGGCGACCTCCTGCTCACCGTGAACCCGGTCGACGGCAGCGAGGTCGAGGCGTGCCCGCCGGGGCAGCAGCCCCCGGCACCGGTCCGGCACACCGCCGCCGAGCGCGCGGACCGCGAGAGCGCGGGCACCCCGCCCGTACCGCCCGGACCGCCGCTCCCGCAACTGCCGCTCCTGGAGCGCCAGGAGGACCGCGAGCGCCTGGTGGACCTGTTGACACGTGGCCGCTCGGCGCGGGTGACCGCGCCGCCCGGAGCGGGCCGCACCACACTGCTCGACGCCGTCGCCGCGGACTGCGCGGACCTCGCCCCCGACGGCGTCGTCCGGCTCTCCGGCCACAAGCGCACCGCGACCGATCTGCTGTACGGGCTCTTCGAGGCGGTCCAGCACGCCCCGCTGTACCGTCCCGACCGCGCCGGACTTCTCGAAGGCGTCCGGGGGATCGGCGCGGTCGTCGTCCTGGACGACCTGGAGTTCGGCGGCGCCGCACTGGACGAACTGCTCGACGCGGCGCCCGAAAGCGCTTTCCTGCTGGCCGCGACCCCCGAGGTCGCCCCACCCGGCACCGAGGGGCGTGTCGAGGAGATCGTCCTCGGCGGACTTGGCCGGGCGGCCTCGCTCGACCTGCTGGAGCGTGCCGTCGACCGCCCGCTCTCCGAGGAGGAGCGAAACTGGGCGGGCGACCTCTGGTTCGAGTCCGAGGGACTGCCGCTCCGCTTCGTCCAGGCCGGCGCGCTGCTGCGCCAGCGCGACCGGCTGCGGGCCGGCGCCGAGACCTTCGACGAGTACAACTTCTTCGAGGACCGCCCCGAGGACGCCCCGGTCACCTCCCTCGTACCGCCGGACGACGAGGTGCCGCTGCCCTCGCTCGGCGAGGGCGCGGCGCCCGCCCCCTTGCTCGCCTCCCGGCTGAGCCGGGCCGCCCGCGACACTCTGCACTTCGCCGTCGCGCTCGGCGGCGAGGTACCGCACCAGGCCCATCTCCCCGCGCTCGTCGGGGACACCCACGCCGACGCCGCGCTCGGTGAACTCGCGGCCTGCGGACTGCTGTCCCCGGCCGGACCGCGCTACCGGCTGGCCGCCGGGGTGCGGGTCCAGCTGGAGGCCGAGGGATACGGCGAGGACGCGGGCGACCGTGCCCGTACCGCCGCCCAGCACTACGCCTGGTGGGCCGGGCACCCGTCCGTGACCCCCGAACGCGCCGTCGCCGAGGCGGACGCGCTGCTCGCCGCGATGACCCGGCTGGTGCCGGGCGGCGAGGCGGGACAGACCAGCGCCGCCGTCCTGCTGGCCCGCAGCGCCGCCCCGGCCTTCGCGGCCGGGCTGCACTGGGGGGTCTGGGAGCGGGCGCTGCGGCTCGGTCAGGAGGCGGCCAGGATCGCCGGGGAGGTCGCCGAAGAGGCGTACTTCCACCATGAGTTGGGCGTCCTCGCGCTCTGCACCGGAAGCCTCGACCGGGCCAGGGCCGAACTGGAGGCGTCGATCGCGATGCGAGGGGCGCTCGCCGACAAGCCGGGCGCGGTGGCCGGACGCCGGGCACTCGCGCTGGTCGCGGACCGCTCGGCGGGACCGGCCCTGGCCCTGGCGGCCCCGCCGGTGGAGGACCCGCCGTTCGTCCGGTACGACGAGTCGGCGACACCGGCCGCGGGCGTGCCGACGCTCCTGCCGTTCCCCGAGATCAAGCCGTTCGACGCGGACGCGGCCCTGCTCGGCGTCGGAGCCGTACCGCCGGCCCCGGCCGTACGGAAGCCGCACCGCGGCCGCCGCACGCTCCTGGGCGGCGCCCGGCGGAACCTGGTCGCGGCGTGCGCGGGCGCGCTGCTGGCGGCCGTGCTGGGCACCGTGGTGACCCTGGGCGCGACCTCGGGCAACAAGCCGCCGGGCGGGCGGCCCGTCACGAGCGAGCAGTCGACCGAGGCGGGCGGCGACGAGAACGGCCTCCCGGCGGACGCGACGACGGACGGTACGGGCCCCGGCGGATGGGGCGGCCACGACGGCGCTCCCGTGGCGCCGGGGACGTCCGGCGAGGCATCACCCAGCGAGACGGAGAGCGGTACGCCCGGTCCGGGGGCGAGCGAGTCCGGGTCCACCCCGACGGACGAGGAGTCCCCGAGCGGGGACGTGAGCGCGAGCGAATCGCCCGACGACCCGTCGCCCACCGGGTCGACGTCCCAGGACCCCGGTCCCAGCACGTCGACGTCGTCGGGCCCGGGGGAGACCCCGCCGACCGATCCGTCGACCGTCCCGGACCCGCCGACCGAACCGGAGACGTCCGACTCCGCGATCGGACCGCTTCCTCCGTCGAGCAGTGTGACGATGACGAGCGAGGCCCCGGTGCCGGCGTCACAGGACACGTCCGCGTCCCCGGAGTCCCCGGACCCCGTCGCGTCCGCCGAGGAGCCGGCACCGACGGCCTGA
- the nucS gene encoding endonuclease NucS has product MRLVIARCSVDYAGRLTAHLPSAPRLILVKADGSVSIHADDRAYKPLNWMSPPCTLKEGADENEGVWTVVNKAGEKLIITMEEVLHDSSHELGVDPGLIKDGVEAHLQELLADRIETLGEGYTLIRREYFTAIGPVDILCRDADGATVAVELKRRGDIDGVEQLTRYLELLNRDPHLAPVRGVFAAQEIKPQARVLATDRGIGCVVLDYDAMRGIEDDKLRLF; this is encoded by the coding sequence ATGCGTCTCGTCATCGCCCGCTGCTCCGTCGACTACGCGGGCCGGCTCACCGCCCATCTGCCCTCCGCTCCCCGCCTCATTCTGGTGAAGGCGGACGGCAGCGTTTCCATTCACGCCGACGACCGGGCGTACAAACCGCTCAACTGGATGTCCCCGCCCTGCACCCTCAAGGAGGGCGCGGACGAGAACGAGGGCGTGTGGACGGTGGTGAACAAGGCGGGCGAGAAATTGATCATCACCATGGAGGAAGTGCTCCACGACTCGTCCCACGAGCTGGGCGTCGACCCGGGGCTCATCAAGGACGGGGTGGAGGCGCATCTCCAGGAGCTGCTGGCCGACCGCATCGAGACGCTGGGCGAGGGCTACACCCTGATCCGCCGCGAGTACTTCACCGCGATCGGCCCGGTCGACATCCTGTGCCGCGACGCGGACGGGGCGACGGTGGCCGTGGAGCTCAAGCGCCGCGGTGACATCGACGGGGTGGAGCAGCTGACCCGTTATCTGGAGCTCCTCAACCGGGACCCGCACCTCGCGCCGGTACGGGGCGTCTTCGCCGCCCAGGAGATCAAGCCGCAGGCCCGGGTGCTGGCGACGGACCGGGGCATCGGCTGCGTGGTCCTCGACTACGACGCGATGCGCGGTATCGAGGACGACAAGCTGCGGCTGTTCTGA
- a CDS encoding SCO5389 family protein has protein sequence MSLDVSPALLEQAERGEVDEADFVDCVRTSLPFAWEMISSLVAQLKVDGGEFADNQTPPPSEQARGQLLRALASDAIRGALQRHFGVRLAFQNCHRVAVFPLDASSDDRLARFTSVRGQLLNQSPELRDC, from the coding sequence ATGTCGCTCGACGTCTCACCGGCGCTGTTGGAACAGGCCGAGCGAGGCGAGGTCGACGAAGCCGACTTCGTCGACTGCGTCCGGACCTCCCTGCCCTTCGCGTGGGAGATGATCAGCTCTCTGGTGGCTCAGCTGAAGGTGGACGGCGGCGAGTTCGCCGACAACCAGACGCCGCCGCCGAGCGAGCAGGCACGCGGTCAGCTGCTGCGCGCACTCGCCAGCGACGCCATCCGTGGCGCGCTGCAGCGGCACTTCGGGGTGCGCCTGGCGTTCCAGAACTGCCACCGTGTCGCGGTGTTCCCGTTGGACGCCTCCTCGGACGACAGACTGGCGCGCTTCACCTCGGTGAGGGGCCAGTTGCTCAACCAGTCGCCCGAGCTACGGGACTGCTGA